A genome region from Candidatus Nezhaarchaeota archaeon includes the following:
- a CDS encoding Gfo/Idh/MocA family oxidoreductase, whose amino-acid sequence MRSLKIAVIGCGPWGLNHARVFKEVEGAELVAVSDVDPARAKLAGARFGVDWYTSNEELFRRKDLDAVTICTPSSTHAEVALQAVERGLDVLVEKPLATSAEEALRLVRAAEREGVRLAVGHIERFNPGVRRVKSILEERRICLLYT is encoded by the coding sequence TTGCGTAGCTTAAAGATAGCCGTAATCGGCTGCGGCCCCTGGGGGCTAAACCACGCGAGGGTGTTTAAGGAAGTAGAGGGGGCTGAGCTAGTAGCAGTCTCAGACGTAGATCCAGCTAGAGCTAAGCTAGCTGGAGCTAGGTTCGGGGTAGACTGGTATACTAGCAACGAGGAGCTGTTTAGGAGGAAGGACCTAGACGCAGTAACTATCTGTACTCCTTCATCCACCCACGCGGAGGTGGCTCTTCAAGCAGTCGAGCGCGGCTTAGACGTGCTAGTCGAGAAGCCGCTGGCTACTTCAGCCGAGGAAGCCCTAAGGCTAGTTAGAGCGGCTGAGAGGGAGGGCGTTAGGTTAGCGGTGGGGCACATTGAGCGCTTCAACCCAGGGGTGAGGAGGGTTAAGTCGATACTGGAGGAGCGTAGGATCTGTCTCTTATACAC